DNA from Palaemon carinicauda isolate YSFRI2023 chromosome 23, ASM3689809v2, whole genome shotgun sequence:
aatagaaacatatatgtatatatatatatatatatatatatatatatatatatatatatatatattatatatatatatatatatacatatatatacagtatatatatacagtatatatatatatatatatatatatatatatatatatatatatatatatatatacattatatatatagtatatatatacagtatatatatatacattatatatatatatatatatatatatatatatatatatatatatatatatatatatatatatatatatatcgccatatACTTGCTCCATATCATACAtgtaaaataaatacacaaaattcGTTCGAAGTCTTTGACGAATTCCAAAATAAACCAATCACTATTACAGAACATTCCAACCTTCAATTCgctttcttcacaaaaaaaaaaccttcataccGAAGAGAATTGCCTTTCACATAGCATCCCTATCAATTCTGACATGAGCTCTCTCAACTCAAAAGGCTTCTCACATAAATGTTCCATGACAAACACAATCTTCATTCCAGCCTGGATCATTCCTATAATTCCAGTATGTGACAACGCCACTTGAACATTTAACTTACTTACGTTTCTCGTTCGTTaactcgatagagagagagagagagagagagagagagagagagagagagagagagagagagagagagagatagaatgttaTTTCATGAAAACGGTTTACCTAAGCTAATTCCACCATTACGACAGCGTCTCTGAAGTTAAGAGAATAGAATCTATATTGAAAATCGAGTTTACAAAAGTATTGCTTCCTCTTAAATGCAGAATATTACTACACTAGTGTACGCCACACTCTCTCCTCTCTACCTGAGGCTGGGGAGACTGAGTAGTCATgcatttggcaatgccgctgagcgtgataggaaagattttatatacatacatacatacatacatacagcgtatacatatatatatatatatatatatatatatatatatatatatatatgtatatatatatatatatatatatatatatatatatatatatatatatattcaaataagccatatatatttttgatatattaatgtctggattctcttaacgacctcgggatcagagccccaggcgaaatcacacaaagacaagggcttggctccggccgggaatcgaaccctggtcggcaagcttgtatgaatatgaaaaacacgtaaaaatgtgcaaaatttatcaatatatatatatatatatatatatatatatatatatatatatatatatatatatatatatatatatccagacacttgctctttattacatatttctttctttttccgtTATCCACCTCCCATCTCACTCTGTTACTTATTTCCTGTCCCTGATACTCGCATTTTTGTCCCTGATACTCGCTTTCTTGTCCCTGATACTCGCTTTCCTGTCCCTGATACTCGCTTTCTTGTCCGTTACTCGTTTTCTTGTCCCTGATCCTCGCTTTCCTGTCCCTGATACTCGCTTTTTTGTCCCTGATACTCGCTTTCTTGTCCCTGATACTCGCTTTCCTGTCCCTGATCCTCACTTTCTTGTCCATGATCCTCGGTTTCCTGTCCCTGATCCTCGCTTTCTTGTCCTTGATACTCCCTTTCCTGGCCCTGATCCTCGCTTTCCTGTCCCTGATACTCCCTTTCCTATCTCTGATCCTCGCTTTCCTGCCCCTGGTCCTTGCTTTCTCGTCCCTGATATTCGCTTTCCTGTCCCTGATCCTCGCTTTCCTGTCCCTGGTCCAAGCTTTCCTGTCCTTGATAAACGCTTTCCTATGCCTGATACTCGCTTTCCTGTCCCTGATACTCGGTTTCTTGTCCCTGATACTTGCTTTCTTGTCCCTGATCCTCACTTTCCTGTCCCTGATCCTCGCTTTCCTGTCCCTGATACTCGCTTTCTTGTCCCTGATACTTGCTTTGCTGTCCCTGATCCTCACTTTCTTGTCCCTGATACTCGCTTTTTTGTCCCTGATACTTGCTTTGCTGTCCCTGATCCTCACTTTCCTGTCCCTGATACTCCCTTTCCTGTCCCTGATACTCCCTTTCCTGTCCATGATCCTCGCTTTCCTGTCCCTGATCCTCGCTTTCCTGTCCCTGATACTCGCTTTCCTGCGTCCATCGGTCCAAACCTTACTGAAATTCCTGTTATTTCTCAGACGTGCGGAGCCAGCGACCTGTGACGTCACGATGCTTCACATCAACTAAATTACGTTTTGCAGGAACTGGAGAAGCCTTTGGTAGAACCGTGTCCAATATTCTCTCGGCCTTAAACGGGCAGAAATAGGAAAAAGGAATAGGAAAAAGGGAAAGggaaaaaagaataggaaaaaggaatatgaaaaaaagaatatgaaaaaaggaaaaggatagaatataagaatatgaataaggaaaaggaataggCAAGCAAAATAGGAAAAAGATAtaggaaaaaataggaaaaaaggaaaaagaataggaaaaaaggaaagggaaaaggaataggaaaaaggaaaatgaataggaaaaaggaaaaggaataggaaaaaggaataggaaaaaataataggaaaaaggaACTGGAAAAaggaatatgaaaaaggaaaaggaataggGAAAAGGAAtagggaaaaggaaaaaggaatagaAAATAGGAATAGGCAaaaataggaaaaaggaaaaggattGGGAAAAAGGgataggaaaaaggaaaaggaataggAAAAAGGAATAGGAAAAAGGAAACGGAATAGGAAAAGGGAATAGGCAAAAAGAATAGgtaaaaggaaaaggaataagaaaaaggaaaaggaataggAAAAGGGaataggaaaaaagaaaaggaataggaaaaaaacatagaaaaggaaaaggaataggaaaaagaatagaaaagggaaaaggaatagaaaaaaggaataggaaaaataataggaaaaggaatagGAATAGGAAAAGTTTACAGTCTGagcatattctatttttattttcggcttgttcatttagttttcctcttgcatttatctgtttttttttttattctcaacttTGAATGTTTGTTTTTTTGTTAGCGTCTGTTCTTTACTGTTCATatccactattaataataatgatactgctaataaataataataataataataataataataataataacaataataatgatgataataagccAAAAACAATATCAATGATGGTGactaaaatatcaatgaaaataaccgcattgatcaataataataacaataataataataagatatatcaatagtgacaataacaaaaacaataataataataataataataataatagtaataataataataataacaacaacaacaacaacaaatacaagaacaacaacaacaacaacaacaacaacttgaaaGAGGATCAAACTTGAAAAAGACACAAACTTGAAAAAGGATCAAACTTGAAGAAGGACTGAACTTGAAAAAATTATCGAACTTGAAAAAGGATTGAACTTGAAGAAGGATCAAACTTGAAGAAGGGTCGAACTTGAAACAGGATTGAACTTGGAAAAAGGTATCGAACTCTAAGAAGGACCGAACTTGAAAAAATATCAAACTTGATGGACTGAACTTAAAAGAAGAATCGAACTTGAAAAATGGATCGAACTTGAAAGAAAGATTCGAACTTGGAAAAAACATCGAACTCAAAGAAGGTTCGATCTTGAAACAAGGATCAATCATTAAAAAGGACCGAATTTGAACCCCGCACAACATTGGAACTTAACACAAGAAAAGAAAACATTGCAGGCGAATGCGTTAGAAGCCCAATCCTTTCGCATACCAATTCCCGATGGTTGAATCTTGCAGAGGCTTTTAAAAAGACACTGggcacaattcccccccccccccccccggaggaaTCTCCTTAAATGGTACAGACAGGAACGTCAGCTGGAAGCGAATCCTATCATGagaatatctttcttttatttattctctttccaacctttcttttatttattctcatTCCACCCTTTCTTTTATCTATTCTCTTTCCacccttttatttattttcttctaccctttcttttatttattctcctTCCACACTTTCTTTTATTTAGTCTTCTTCCAccgtttcttttatttattctcatTCCACCCTTTCTTTGTTTTCTCCTTAcaccatttcttttatttattctctttccacgctttcttttatttattctcattccaccctttcttttatttattcttctttcaccctttcttttatttattctctttccaccttttcttttatttattctcctCCCAccctttcttttatctatttttcttccaccctttcttttatttattctcattccaccctttcttttatttattatctttccaccctttcttctatttattctcATTCCACCCTTTCTTTTACTTATTCTCATTCCACCCTTTCTTTTATTTACTCTTCTTCcaccctttcttttatttattcttcttccaccatttcttttatttattcttcctCCACCCTTTCTTTGTTTTCTCCTTACACCCCTTCTTTCATTTATTCTCTTTCCACCCCTCCTTTTATCCATTCTTCTTCCACCCTTTCTTTTACTTATTCTCATTCcaccctttcttttatttattctctttccatccttttttttatttattctaattccacctttttttatttattctctttccACCCTTTCTTTTATCTATTCTCTTTCCACCCTTTCTCTTATTTATTCTCATTCcaccctttcttttatttattcttcttccaccctttcttttatttattttatttacaagcaaacaattttttttttttactttttcaaggGTTTCAACAATTTTCCAGTTTCCCTGAATAAGACTTCCGTTAGTCACGTAAACACACAAAATGTTAGCCTTCTACAAGACAATGTAGAAGTGCAAGTCTAGGTGTaaaccagtgattttagccttgagAAAGCGTTAacatagaggctgtctgagaaatgatctggcagtgagtttagccttgAGGAAGCGTTATTAacgtagaggctgtctgagaaatgatctggcagtgattttagccttgagAAAGCGTTAacatagaggctgtctgagaaatgatctggcagtgagtttagccttgAGGAAGCGTTATTAacgtagaggctgtctgagaaatgatctggcagtgattttagccttgagAAAGCGTTAacatagaggctgtctgagaaatgatctggcagtgagtttagccttgAGGAAGCGTTATTAacgtagaggctgtctgagaaatgatctggcagtgattttagccttgagAAAGCGTTAacatagaggctgtctgagaaatgatctggcagtgagtttagccttgAGGAAGCGTTATTAacgtagaggctgtctgagaaatgatctggcagtgattttagccttgagAAAGCGTTAacatagaggctgtctgagaaatgatctggcagtgagtttagccttgAGGAAGCGTTATTAacgtagaggctgtctgagaaatgatctggcagtgattttagccttgagAAAGCGTTAacatagaggctgtctgagaaatgatctggcagtgagtttagccttgAGGAAGCGTTATTAacgtagaggctgtctgagaaatgatctggcagtgagtttagccttgAGAAAGCGTTATTAACATAGAGGCTGTCTGGGAAATGATctggcagtgagtttagccttgAGGAAGCGTTATTAacgtagaggctgtctgagaaatgatatgggagtgattttagccttgagGAAGCGTTAacatagaggctgtctgagaaatgaTATGGGAGTGAGTTTAGCCTTGAGGAAGCGTTATTAacatagaggctgtctgagaaatgatatggcagtgatttttgccttgagtaagcgttataaacattatacAGGCTGTCTGTGaaatgatctggcagtgattttagccttgagAAAGCGTTATTAacatagaggctgtctgagaaattatctggcagtgattttagccttgagtaagcgttataaacattatacAGACTGTCTGTGACAtgatctggcagtgatcttagccttgagtaagcgttataaacattatagaggctgtctgagaaatgatatggcagtgatttttgccttgagtaagcgttataaacattatacAGGCTGTCTGTGACATGATctggcagtgagtttagccttgAGGAAGCGTTATTAacgtagaggctgtctgagaaatgatctggcagtgagtttagccttgAGGAAGCGTTATTAacgtagaggctgtctgagaaatgatctggcagtgagtttagccttgAGGAAGCGTTATTAacgtagaggctgtctgagaaatgatctggcagtgagtttagccttgAGGAAGCGTTATTAacgtagaggctgtctgagaaatgatctggcagtgagtttagccttgAGGAAGCGTTATTAacgtagaggctgtctgagaaatgatctggcagtgagtttagccttgAGGAAGCGTTATTAacatagaggctgtctgagaaatgatctggcagtgattttagtcttgagAAAGCGTTATTAACATAGAAGCTGTCTGAGAAAtgatatggcagtgattttagccttgagGAAGCATTCTAAAcaatttagaggctgtctgagaaatgaTATGGCAGTGATTTTTGCCTTGAGGAAGCGTTATTAacgtagaggctgtctgagaaatgaTATGGCAGTGAGATTAGCCTTGAGGAAGCGTTATTAacatagaggctgtctgagaaattatctggcagtgattttagccttgagtaagcgttataaacattatacAGGCTGTCTGTGAcatgatctggcagtgattttagccttgagGAGGCGTTATaaaaacattatagaggctgtctgggaaatgatatggcagtgattttagccttgagAAAGCGTTATTAACATAGAGGCTGTCTGTGAAAtgatatggcagtgattttagccttgagtaagcgttataaacattatacAGGCTGTCTGTGAcatgatctggcagtgattttagccttgagAAAGCGTTAacatagaggctgtctgagaaattatctggcagtgattttagccttgagAAAGCGTTAacatagaggctgtctgagaaattatctggcagtgattttagccttgagAAAGCGTTAacatagaggctgtctgagaaatgatatggcagtgattttagccttctggaagcattctaaACAATTTAGAGGATGCCCTGAAAGTGCAAGAGGTGTTTTAGcgggtgattttagccttctggaagcattctaaACAATTTAGAGGATGCCCTGAAAGTGCAAGAGGTGTTTTAGcgggtgattttagccttctgaaagcattctaAACAATTTAGAGGATGCCCTGAAAGTGCAAGAGGTGTTTTagcgagtgattttagccttctggaagcattttaaacaatTTAGAGGATGCCCTGAAAGTGCAAGAGGTGTTTTTAGcgggtgattttagccttctgaaagcattctaGACATTGTAGTGGCTGTTCATAAGTGCAAATGGTGGTGTACCTGATGATGTTAGCCTTCTGTTATACTATCCTTGACATTTACCAACTGTATCATCTGCCCTATAAAATAAAGTCTTAAGTGAAAACTTGAATTTCATCAAAGTCTTAACTAGACACTTGAACTCCATAAAATGTCAATTCAAATTCTTTCTTGACATCTTCAAATCCGGGCTATGTAAGCTTGTTCTTAGGTCATATTAGCTTCAAAATCCCTGCCCGGCAACCCTGCCCCAGACTATCGATTCAATTTCTTTCTTGCCGTCTTCGAATCCGGGCTACATAAGCTCGATGTTATGTAATATTAACTTTAAAATCCCTGCCCGGCAACCCTGCCCCTCACTATCGATTCAATTTCTTTCTTGCCGTCTTCGAATCCGGGCTACATAAGCTCGTTGTTATGTAATATTAGCTTTAAAATCCCTACCCGGCAACCCTGCCTCACACTATCGATTCTATGTTACCGTCATCGAATCCGGGCTAGGTAAGTTCGTTCCAATGGTGTCCCAGTGACttccgtaaaaaaataataaaaaaaaaataagttataatttCCGTCCCCTTTCACACATCCGCTGAAAATATAGTTAATAGGAGTTTAGGCAAAAGGCGAACACATTCATTTCGCACGAATTAATTTcgaaggtaaaaatcctggaagccgtgagcaaaaaaaaaaaaaaaaaaaaaaaaaaaaaaaaaaaaaagtgagagagaggagagagagagagagagagagagagagagagagagagagagagaggagagagagagagagagagagagagagagtggtggtgaAACGGCTCTTCTCAGGTCAGGGgtaaaatatcattttactaaaCCTTGCCTTACTTTTTACCGGCAGTTAATATGCGCATTTCAAAAATGAAACAGCTCGCTTCGTTTCCAATATTACTGTTTAAAAATTCATTGGGTTTTAAATcctctatgtgagagagagagagagagagagagagagagagagaggagagagagagagagagagagagagcttaagtcTCCCATTTTATAAGTTCGATATATTTCCACAAAGTAATTAAACGATATACTGGTagctgaaaattctctctctctctcctctctctctctctctctctctctctct
Protein-coding regions in this window:
- the LOC137617734 gene encoding probable splicing factor, arginine/serine-rich 7, with translation MDRKGSIRDRKGSIRDRKVRIRDSKASIRDKKASIRDKKVRIRDSKASIRDKKASIRDRKARIRDRKVRIRDKKASIRDKKPSIRDRKASIRHRKAFIKDRKAWTRDRKARIRDRKANIRDEKARTRGRKARIRDRKGSIRDRKARIRARKGSIKDKKARIRDRKPRIMDKKVRIRDRKASIRDKKASIRDKKASIRDRKARIRDKKTSNGQESEYQGQESEYQGQESEYQGQKCEYQGQEISNRRRCRNGGISLGSDGQLVPLTFMEHHWSCV